Part of the Nerophis ophidion isolate RoL-2023_Sa linkage group LG11, RoL_Noph_v1.0, whole genome shotgun sequence genome is shown below.
GGGCACGTCGCCGTTGGCCCTGCCCACAATGCCGCGGTCGGGCGCCCACGCCACGTCCACCACGCCGTCGGGACAGTGCAGCAGGCCGCTGACGGAGTAGAATCCGCCGTCCCGCCCCGAGACGGCCTCTTCGTAGCAGGGGGCGCGCGTGGCGGCCCTGGCCTCCTCCAGGCGCAGCCTCTGCTTGCGGCGCAGCTCGATGATGGTCTTGGTGTAGGAGTTGAGCGTGACCACGGCGGCGCCCATACAGCAGCTGAAGGACAGCCACGCCAGTCTGCCGCCCGCACGGTGGGGGAAGAAAGTGAGGCGGGGGGAAGGACGCCTGGTGGGGGGGAATAGGAAGGGCAACTTACGCAAAGGACCAGCCGTAGTCCCAGGACTGAGGTCTCCAGTCTTTGGGGCCAACGATGACGGTCATCTGGAACACGGTGGTGTACATCATGTGGGCCACCATGCCCAGGAGACCTGCCGGCAGGACACCACAACAGTAAACAACAAGAGTAAACAAGACTAAACAACAACAAGAGTAAACACGACTAAACAACAAGAGAAAACAACAAGAGTGAACAACAAGAGTAAACAAGACTAAACAACCACAAGCATAAACAAGACTAAACAACAAGAGTAAACAACAATAAGCGTAAACAACAACAGTAAACAACAAGAGCAAATAACAAgagtaaaaaacaaaagtaaacaagAGTAAACAACaggagtcaacaacaacaagagtaAAAAACAAGAGTAAGCAACAACAAGAGTAAACAACAAcataagtaaacaacaacaagagtAAACAACAGTAAACAGCAAGAGTAAAAAAACAGGGGTAAACAAAAAGTGTAAACAACAAGTGTAAACAAGAGTAAACAACAATGGTAAACAACACGAGTAAACAACCAGGGTAAACAACAAGggtaaacaacaacaagaagagtAAACAACAACAGTAAACAAAAACCAGAGTAAACAACAAcataagtagaagaagaagagttAAGAAGAAGAGtaaagaagaagaataaaaaagaagaagaggaaaaaagaagaagaggaaaaaagaagaagaaaagtaaaggagaagaagaaagagaGTAAATAAGAAGAGTAAAGACGAAGAAGAAAGAGAGTAAATAAAAAGAGTAAAGAAGAAGAGTAAAGAAGAAGAGGagtaaagaagaagaagagtatAGACGAAGAAGAGTAAACAACAAGAGTAAAGAAGAAGAGTAAACAACAAAAAGAGTCAAGAAAAAGAAGAGTAAACAAGAGGAAGagtaaagaagaagaagagtaaACAACAAAAAGAATAAGAATAACAAGAAGAGTAgtaaataataagaagaagaagaggaaagaagaagaagaggaaagaagaagaagaagaaagaagaagagtAAAGAGGAAGTAGAGTAAATAAGAAGAgcaaagaaggagaagaaaagtAAAGAAGAGTAAGGAAGAAGAAGAGTAAACAACAAGAGGagtaaagaagaaaaagaagagtaaAGAAGAAGTAGAGTAAAGAAGAAGAGTAAACAACAAAAAGagtaaagaagaaaaagaagagtaaAGAAGAAGAGTAAACAACAAGAAGAAATAAAAAGAAGagtaaagaagaagaagagtaaAGAAGAAGAGTAAACAACAAGAAGAATAAGAATAAGAGTagtaaagaagaagaagagtaaAGAAGAAGAgtaaagaaggagaagaagagtaAAGAAGAGGAGTAAAGAAGAAGAGTAAAGAAGAGGAAGAGTAAAcaagaagaataagaagaagagTAAACAACAATAAGAAGAGTAAAGGAGAAGAAGactaaagaagaagaaggagaagaagtaaagaagaagaagaagagtaaaGGTGGTTGAGTCACTGACCAGAGAGCACGGTGCACATGGCAGCGTAGGCACTGATTTTGAGGGAGTTCATCTCTTTGTGTGCACACACTACTTGCAGACACATGAGCAGGAAGCCCGTGGCCAGCAGGCCGATGTAGGTGAACTCTGAGATGACCGACAGCCACAGCACACCTgccaccacaacaacaacaaaaactgagATGACGGACAGCCACAGCACACCTgccaccacaacaacaacaacaacaacaacagcagcagacgTGCAGGTGTTGACATAGCAATGCTAACCTAACACaacgttaaaatgtaatgttagcatgtagctcacattgctatgctagagttgctaacctagcataatAAGATGTatttttagcatgtagctcacattgctatgctagtgttgctaacctagcacaatgagatgtatttttagcatgtagctcacattgtgATGCTCGTGTTGCAAACCTATGTGATGTTCCACTTCAAATGTACgactgtgtgtaaaaaaaacaaaaaaagcacgACCAAAACGTTGTCGTAGTTTATCAACTCACCCTGCGTCTCTCCTGGAGTTAACTCGATAAAACTCCTGCATTTCTCCCCTGAAAAGCAACATGTTTCCTGTGATGTTATGCAACAACCGACACGTGTGCAACATGACCATACCGTATGTGTGGACTCACCATCACTGTGCTTCTCACAGCTCTCCCAAAAGCCGGTGTGGAAGTATCTGAAGGCAAACTTGTCCTCGCCCGTCTCCCAGATGTAGTGCACGGCGTTGGACATCTGCCTCTGGCGGATCTTGGCCAGCTCGTCACGTCTGGCCGGGGACAAGGTGCGGTTGAAAGGGTTCTGGGTGGGGCTCTCTGGGAGACGACACATGGGTCACAGAGTCAACTACAGCTTGGTATCGCGGCATATTATTAGGACCTCTAAAATGGTGGCCCCTCTCGCATGCCTGGTTGCGGCGCCTCGACGTGTAACGAAACTAAAAGTTAACTTGACACACATTCTCCTCCCCGAAGGACCATGTGAGAGTGTGAGCTTGGCTGGCCCACAATTGTCTGCTGGAGTAGGTGGGCAGCATTGTCCATGATAGACAGCAGCTTGTCCAGTGTCTTCCTCTCCCTCACTGAAAACTATAAGACCAAACACTAAACAACTTTAAGACCAAACATAACACAACTATgagacaaaacacaacacaactatAAGACCAAACACAACATCTATAATACAAaacacaacaactataagacCAAATACAACACAACTATGAGACAAaacacaactttaaaacaaaacacaacacaactgTGAGAACAAACACTACACAACCATAAGACCAAACACAACACAACTGTGAGACAAAACCCAACAACTATaagacaaaacacaacacaactatGAGaccaaacacaaaacaactactagacaaaacacaacaactataagacaaaacacaacaactataagaccaaacacaacacaactgtgagacaaaacacaacaactataagaccaaaaacaacacaactataagaaaaaaacaactacaagACTAAACACGACACAACTATAACACAAAACAACTACAAGACGGAACACAACACCTATCACACCAAACACAACACAACTATAAGACAAAACACATCACAACTGTGAGACAAAACAACAGCTCTAAgaccaaacacaacacaaaacacaacaacaataagacaaaacacaacaactataagacAAAACACAATAACTGTaagacaaaacacaacaactataagacaaaacacaacacaactataagaccaaacacaaaacaactagtaGACAGaacacaacaactataagacCAAACACAAGACAACtataagaaaaaacaacaaccacaAGACTAAACACGACACAACTATaagacaaaacacaaaacaactacaaGACAGaacacaacaactataagaccaaacacaacacaactataagacaaaacacaacacaactatAAGACCAAACACAGAACAACTACAAGACAGAACACAAAAACTATaagacaaaacacaacacaactatTAGaccaaacacaaaacaactactAGACACAACACAACTATAAGACCAAACACAACACAACTGTGAgacaaaacaacaataacaccaaaaacaacacaactataagaaaaaaacaactacaagACTAAACACGACACAACTACAACTACAAGACAGAACACAACACCTATCACACCAAACACAACACAACTATAAGACAAAACACATCACAACTGTGAGACAAAACACAACAGCTATAAgaccaaacacaacacaaaacacaacaacaataagacaaaacacaacaactataagacAAAACACAATAACTGTaagacaaaacacaacaactataagacaaaacacaacacaactataagaccaaacacaaaacaactagtaGACAGaacacaacaactataagaccaaacacaacacaactgtgagacaaaacacaacaactataagacCAAACACAAGACAACtataagaaaaaacaacaaccacaAGACTAAACACGACACAACTATaagacaaaacacaaaacaactacaaGACAGaacacaacaactataagaccaaacacaacacaactataagacaaaacgcaacacaactataAGACCAAACACAGAACAACTACAAGACAGATCACAAAAACTATaagacaaaacacaacacaactataagaccaaacacaaaacaactactagacacaacacaacaactataagaccaaacacaacacaactgtgagacaaaacaacaataacaccaaaaacaacacaactataagaaaaaaacaaata
Proteins encoded:
- the si:ch211-149k23.9 gene encoding germ cell-specific gene 1-like protein isoform X1, producing the protein MMDRLSRRSRSLLSLTLTSLALALSILALCTSYWCEGTHKVVKPLCLSPVKMKNCGQNNSEPYTTESPTQNPFNRTLSPARRDELAKIRQRQMSNAVHYIWETGEDKFAFRYFHTGFWESCEKHSDGEKCRSFIELTPGETQGVLWLSVISEFTYIGLLATGFLLMCLQVVCAHKEMNSLKISAYAAMCTVLSGLLGMVAHMMYTTVFQMTVIVGPKDWRPQSWDYGWSFALAWLSFSCCMGAAVVTLNSYTKTIIELRRKQRLRLEEARAATRAPCYEEAVSGRDGGFYSVSGLLHCPDGVVDVAWAPDRGIVGRANGDVPTLVLVGGCGPEGCEDCEREMDQMDKMDSPC
- the si:ch211-149k23.9 gene encoding uncharacterized protein si:ch211-149k23.9 isoform X2; the protein is MQEFYRVNSRRDAGCAVAVGHLRVHLHRPAGHGLPAHVSASSVCTQRDELPQNQCLRCHVHRALWSPGHGGPHDVHHRVPDDRHRWPQRLETSVLGLRLVLCTGVAVLQLLYGRRRGHAQLLHQDHHRAAPQAEAAPGGGQGRHARPLLRRGRLGAGRRILLRQRPAALSRRRGGRGVGARPRHCGQGQRRRAHAGFSRRLRARRMRGLRERDGPDGQDGLSLLTKDYVKSSNPQFGPVKSGGRWRRRRRRSEEGSRSEVERENYFLSLGPAPNNTSKQQISCDIHLKLGGKAETGSGGENGRHNGGGAAMFRRKGGAPR